In the genome of Streptomyces sp. SLBN-118, the window CACACGCTCGTGGTGACCGAGAACGGGGCCGAAATTCTTACGTTGCCCTGATCGCTCCGAGGGGTAGGGTTTTTACCGACAGGACGTCGGGAACACAGCGGCTTAGGTAAGCCTAAGCAGGAGGGTCGGGCGTGGCAGGCGCCCGTGCCGCCATCGCTTCCTTTCCCGTCCCCATCGGTCCCAGGAGGCCAGCCTTGGACGCCACGACCACGTCCGGTACGCCCTTCTCGACGGTCATCCGTGTCGCCTCGCACGCGCAGCACACCGAGGCGGAGACCTCGACCTTCATGAGCGACCTGCTCGGCGGCCGGCTGGGGGTGGAGGCGTACGCGCGCTACACCGAGCAGCTGTGGTTCGTGTACCGGGCGCTGGAGGACGGCGCCGCTTCACTCAGGGACGACCCGGTCGCGGGACCCTTCATCCAGCCGGAGCTGATGCGTACGGCAGAGCTGGAGCGCGATCTGGCGCACCTGAGGGGCGCGAGCTGGCACGACGGGCTCGCGCCTCTGCCCGCGACCGCCGCGTACGCCGAGCGGGTCGCACGGTGCGCGCGCGACTGGCCCGCGGGCTATGTCGCGCACCACTACACCCGCTATCTCGGGGATCTCTCGGGCGGCCAGATCATCCGCGACAAGGCGGAGAAGACCTGGGGCTTCGCACGCAAGGGCGACGGGGTGCGGTTCTACGTCTTCGAGCAGATCCCCAACCCGGCGGCGTTCAAGCGGGGCTACCGGGAACTGCTGGACGCGGTGAACGCGGACGATCTGGAGAAACAGCGGATCGTCGACGAGTGCAAGCGGGCATTCGACTACAACGGCGCGGTGTTCCGGGAGCTCGGAGCCGCCACCAAATCAAGTCGAAGGGGCCCGCTCAGCGCATAACAGGGCCGAGTTCCCGCTCAGCGCATAACGGGAACGGGAGCCGCGAGGCGTACGCGGCCACCGATCTCGATCGTGCCGTCGGGGCCGGGAGCGGTCAGGATCTGCGAACCCCCGCCCTGCGTGATGTTCAGCGCCCGCCCCAGCCGGTCGGTGAGCAGCAGCGCGGCGGCGCCGGTTGCCTCGTCCTCGTCGATACCGTCGCCCCG includes:
- a CDS encoding heme oxygenase (biliverdin-producing); amino-acid sequence: MDATTTSGTPFSTVIRVASHAQHTEAETSTFMSDLLGGRLGVEAYARYTEQLWFVYRALEDGAASLRDDPVAGPFIQPELMRTAELERDLAHLRGASWHDGLAPLPATAAYAERVARCARDWPAGYVAHHYTRYLGDLSGGQIIRDKAEKTWGFARKGDGVRFYVFEQIPNPAAFKRGYRELLDAVNADDLEKQRIVDECKRAFDYNGAVFRELGAATKSSRRGPLSA